The Desulfuromonas sp. genome includes a region encoding these proteins:
- a CDS encoding segregation/condensation protein A: MGYQFKIDNFEGPLDLLLHLIRKNEMDISDIPIAEITVQYLAILEGMKSLNLEVAGEFLLMAATLMHIKSRMLLPASADEDTDDFEEDPRAELVRRLLEYQRFREAAASLEELPRLGREVFTRTLSPTETKEREEQEEQSLQAVGLFELVEAFRSLLKGAPEPGVHEVEPESLSVSERVNSILGLLSQRPNLAFSEIFSQAPGRQEVVVTFLAMLELVRLRLVHFMQNSLRGPILLFPSESAVAVGDLWIAESSLGYG; this comes from the coding sequence ATGGGCTATCAGTTCAAAATTGACAATTTCGAGGGGCCCCTTGACCTGCTGCTCCATCTCATCCGCAAGAACGAGATGGACATCTCCGACATTCCCATCGCCGAAATAACTGTCCAGTATCTGGCCATTCTCGAAGGGATGAAGAGCCTGAACCTCGAGGTCGCCGGCGAGTTTCTTCTCATGGCCGCCACCCTCATGCACATCAAGTCCCGCATGCTCCTTCCGGCATCCGCCGACGAGGATACGGACGATTTCGAGGAGGACCCCAGGGCCGAACTGGTTCGGAGGCTGCTGGAATACCAGCGCTTCAGGGAGGCCGCCGCCTCTCTGGAGGAACTGCCCCGGCTCGGGCGGGAGGTCTTCACCCGCACTCTTTCGCCAACCGAGACGAAGGAGCGTGAAGAGCAGGAGGAACAGTCTCTTCAGGCCGTCGGACTGTTCGAACTGGTCGAGGCTTTTCGATCCCTTCTGAAGGGAGCCCCGGAGCCGGGGGTTCATGAGGTTGAGCCAGAGAGTTTGTCGGTGTCTGAGCGGGTTAACAGTATCCTCGGCCTTCTTTCACAACGGCCGAACCTGGCCTTTTCAGAGATTTTCTCCCAGGCCCCCGGGCGCCAGGAAGTGGTGGTCACCTTTCTGGCCATGCTCGAACTCGTGCGGCTGCGCCTGGTGCACTTCATGCAAAACTCTCTGAGGGGGCCCATCTTGCTCTTCCCCTCAGAGTCAGCCGTGGCCGTGGGCGATCTCTGGATCGCGGAGTCTTCTCTTGGATACGGCTGA
- a CDS encoding pseudouridine synthase, translating to MKQRLQKLIAQAGLASRREAEQWIAAGRVTVNDQPASLGDGADPDQDLVRVDGALLGQGEKKVYLLLNKPVGYVTTLRDPQGRPTVTDLVKDIPARLFPIGRLDLNTEGLLLLTNDGDLAHRLAHPRHRVEKTYLVRVRGALSSQARHHLQKGVMLEDGLTAPARVEQVRSGGSHTWLQITIREGRNRQVRRMCEAVGYPVSRLKRLSIGFLDLGNLPAGKFRRLSSEEVVRLKKT from the coding sequence ATGAAACAGCGCTTGCAGAAACTCATCGCCCAGGCCGGTCTGGCCTCCCGCCGCGAGGCCGAACAGTGGATTGCCGCCGGCCGGGTTACGGTTAACGACCAGCCGGCTTCCTTAGGCGACGGTGCCGACCCCGATCAGGATCTGGTCCGGGTCGACGGGGCCCTCCTCGGGCAGGGGGAAAAGAAGGTTTATCTTCTGCTCAACAAGCCCGTCGGATACGTGACCACCTTGCGCGACCCGCAGGGAAGGCCGACCGTTACCGACCTGGTCAAAGATATCCCTGCCCGTCTCTTTCCGATCGGCCGTCTCGATCTCAACACCGAGGGCCTGCTCCTACTCACAAATGACGGCGATCTGGCTCACCGGCTCGCCCATCCACGCCACCGCGTGGAAAAGACCTACTTGGTGAGGGTGCGGGGTGCGCTTTCCTCCCAAGCCAGGCACCATCTGCAAAAAGGGGTGATGCTGGAGGACGGTCTCACCGCGCCGGCACGGGTCGAACAGGTGAGGTCCGGGGGCAGTCACACCTGGCTTCAGATCACCATCCGTGAGGGGCGCAACCGCCAGGTGCGGCGCATGTGCGAAGCGGTCGGATACCCGGTCAGTCGCCTGAAGCGTCTCAGTATCGGGTTTCTGGATCTCGGGAACCTTCCCGCCGGAAAGTTTCGCCGCCTTTCCTCCGAAGAAGTAGTGCGCTTGAAAAAAACATGA
- a CDS encoding CBS domain-containing protein, with product MTPDQVALLHELIKNRTVLNVNGVDVSIAHASLDHFVVDLAVLVHKLKDMENLQALLVAVRMGDRVFLVGRSRLPEVHVGEIFAEFGGGGHAFAASGTVRDLTMVQILERLPDVLRRHVNPLWEARHLMSSPVKSVNASDTIGDVRKTLTRYNINSLPVMDDGEMAGIITRQVADKAAHHGLGKIPVREYMSREFASVTPDASVESLKELIVGNNQRFVPVFEEGRLAGAITRTDLLRHMVAGVRANHRQGAGNGNSELIPRKRSVARLLRDQLPPPILKMLQDMGQVGDALGMNIFAVGGFVRDLLLRQENLDVDIVVEGEGIAFATEYAKQHECRVRAHRKFGTAVIIFPDGFKVDVASTRMEYYLEPGALPTVEHASIKLDLYRRDFTINTLALAINGEHYGDLHDFFGGQRDLEERAIRVLHNLSFVEDPTRMFRAIRFEQRLGFHMGVHTEQLLRSAVRMGFLDKVGGGRVFNELVLIFMEADPLPAVLRMAELDLLKYIHPSLAGIKKARPLFEAASQALHWHALLYTGETCRRWLVYFLCLTASLDRDAIEGVCSRLSITARYRMVVAQEREESHRVLQDIHRYRSRGRTPRASQVYRWLTPFSTETLLYLMASAGHEEVRRWISQYFTRLAGASSILTGSDLKRMGLPPGPRYREILDGLLDARLNGKVVTREDEVALVKKRFLRSAPKT from the coding sequence TTGACCCCCGACCAGGTCGCCCTGCTTCACGAACTCATCAAAAATCGCACCGTACTCAACGTCAACGGTGTTGATGTCTCCATTGCCCACGCTTCCCTGGATCATTTCGTGGTCGACCTGGCGGTTCTGGTCCACAAGCTCAAGGACATGGAAAACCTTCAGGCGCTGCTCGTGGCCGTTCGCATGGGGGACCGGGTATTTCTGGTCGGCCGCTCCCGGCTTCCCGAAGTGCATGTGGGGGAGATCTTCGCCGAGTTCGGTGGGGGGGGACACGCCTTCGCGGCCTCGGGAACGGTTCGCGACCTGACCATGGTCCAGATTCTTGAACGGCTGCCCGATGTCCTCAGGCGCCACGTCAATCCCTTGTGGGAAGCCCGCCACCTGATGTCCTCTCCGGTCAAGAGCGTCAATGCCTCGGACACCATCGGGGACGTTCGCAAGACCCTGACCCGCTACAACATCAACTCCCTGCCGGTCATGGACGATGGCGAGATGGCAGGGATCATCACCCGGCAGGTGGCTGACAAGGCCGCCCACCACGGGCTTGGCAAAATCCCCGTTCGGGAATATATGAGCAGGGAGTTTGCCTCGGTGACCCCGGATGCCTCCGTAGAATCTCTCAAGGAACTCATTGTCGGGAACAACCAGCGCTTTGTTCCGGTGTTCGAAGAGGGACGTCTTGCCGGGGCCATCACGCGCACGGATCTCCTGCGTCACATGGTGGCAGGGGTTCGCGCCAACCACCGTCAAGGTGCGGGGAACGGGAATTCGGAACTGATTCCTCGAAAGCGGTCGGTGGCACGGCTGCTGCGCGACCAGTTGCCCCCCCCCATACTGAAAATGCTGCAGGACATGGGACAGGTCGGGGACGCTCTGGGAATGAACATTTTTGCCGTCGGCGGCTTTGTTCGGGACCTCCTGCTGCGCCAGGAGAACCTCGATGTCGATATCGTTGTGGAGGGCGAAGGGATCGCCTTCGCCACCGAATATGCCAAGCAGCACGAGTGCCGGGTCCGCGCCCACCGCAAATTCGGCACTGCCGTGATCATCTTTCCCGACGGCTTCAAGGTTGATGTCGCCTCGACCAGGATGGAATACTACCTCGAGCCCGGGGCCCTCCCCACCGTGGAGCATGCCTCCATCAAGCTCGATCTCTACCGGCGGGATTTTACCATCAACACCTTGGCGCTGGCCATCAACGGCGAACACTACGGAGATTTGCACGATTTTTTCGGGGGCCAGCGGGACTTGGAGGAGAGGGCCATTCGGGTTCTTCACAATCTCAGCTTTGTCGAAGACCCGACTCGAATGTTTCGCGCCATCCGCTTCGAACAGCGCCTCGGGTTTCACATGGGCGTACATACCGAGCAACTGCTGCGCAGCGCGGTGCGCATGGGGTTTCTCGACAAGGTCGGGGGGGGACGTGTTTTCAACGAACTCGTCCTTATCTTTATGGAGGCCGACCCCCTTCCCGCGGTTCTGCGCATGGCCGAACTGGACCTTCTCAAGTACATCCACCCCTCCCTGGCTGGAATCAAGAAGGCCCGTCCCCTGTTCGAGGCCGCAAGCCAGGCCCTCCATTGGCATGCCTTGCTCTACACGGGTGAGACATGCCGGCGCTGGCTGGTCTATTTTCTCTGCCTGACCGCAAGTCTCGATCGGGACGCCATTGAAGGGGTCTGTAGCCGCCTCAGTATAACGGCCCGCTACCGAATGGTGGTGGCGCAGGAAAGAGAGGAGTCTCACCGCGTTTTGCAAGATATTCACCGCTACCGATCCCGGGGCCGCACTCCGCGGGCCAGCCAGGTTTACCGCTGGCTGACCCCCTTTTCAACCGAAACACTGCTCTACCTCATGGCCAGCGCCGGTCACGAGGAGGTGCGCCGTTGGATCTCCCAGTACTTCACCCGTCTGGCCGGTGCCTCAAGCATCCTCACCGGAAGCGACCTGAAGCGTATGGGGTTACCGCCCGGGCCCCGTTACAGGGAGATCCTCGATGGCCTGCTCGATGCCCGGCTCAACGGCAAGGTGGTTACCAGGGAGGACGAGGTCGCCCTGGTGAAAAAGCGGTTCCTCCGGTCGGCTCCGAAGACCTAA
- a CDS encoding site-2 protease family protein encodes MESIVAKISVMLVPALLAVTIHEVSHGYVAERLGDPTARMLGRLTLNPLKHLDPIGTLALLFFGFGWARPVPVNFRNLKRPKPHMIWVALAGPSANFSLALASALLLRGLALLEGDLAPGAGTLSAMLEPVKLMAGFSLFINIILGVFNLIPIPPLDGGRVLSGILPQRQADLLARLEPFGFVLVIFLVFFTDLWRLVLQPIVFQLVAFLSGPQAPTVERAIHFLFGR; translated from the coding sequence ATGGAAAGCATTGTCGCCAAAATCTCCGTCATGCTGGTGCCAGCCCTGCTGGCGGTGACCATCCACGAGGTATCCCACGGGTACGTTGCCGAGCGCCTCGGCGATCCGACCGCGCGAATGCTCGGCCGGCTGACCCTGAACCCCCTCAAGCACCTCGACCCCATCGGGACCTTGGCTCTGCTCTTTTTCGGCTTCGGCTGGGCGCGGCCGGTTCCGGTCAATTTCCGCAATCTCAAGCGTCCCAAACCTCATATGATCTGGGTGGCGCTGGCCGGGCCGAGCGCGAATTTTTCCCTTGCCCTGGCCTCGGCCCTTCTTTTGCGCGGTCTGGCTCTGCTCGAGGGGGACCTGGCCCCCGGCGCCGGGACGCTTTCCGCGATGCTGGAGCCGGTGAAGCTGATGGCCGGATTCAGCCTCTTCATCAACATTATTCTGGGGGTCTTCAACCTGATCCCTATCCCGCCCCTCGACGGGGGAAGGGTCTTGAGCGGGATTCTTCCCCAGCGCCAGGCCGACCTGCTGGCCCGGCTTGAGCCCTTCGGCTTCGTACTCGTCATTTTTCTGGTCTTTTTCACCGATCTCTGGCGGCTGGTCTTGCAGCCGATCGTCTTTCAGCTTGTGGCCTTTCTGTCCGGTCCCCAGGCGCCGACTGTGGAGAGGGCCATCCACTTTCTCTTCGGGCGCTAA
- the scpB gene encoding SMC-Scp complex subunit ScpB: MDTAELKGTIESLLFASAEPLVPERLAEILEIDLEDLETVLAEMEEHFRQGHGLLLERVAGGLQFRTRPEHGEWVRRLHRSRPFRFSRAALETLAIIAYRQPITRAEVEYLRGVDSGGVLKTLMEKHLVRILGKKDSPGRPMIYGTTRGFLELFGLRDLACLPTLKEFGELSAGSGLEGEGTTPSLFETAETSED, encoded by the coding sequence TTGGATACGGCTGAGCTGAAGGGGACGATCGAGAGCCTGCTGTTCGCTTCTGCGGAGCCGCTCGTCCCGGAACGGCTTGCCGAGATTCTCGAGATCGACCTGGAGGATCTGGAGACGGTCCTGGCTGAGATGGAAGAGCACTTCCGTCAGGGGCACGGACTCTTGCTTGAGCGGGTCGCGGGAGGCCTTCAGTTCAGAACCCGGCCTGAACACGGGGAGTGGGTACGGCGCCTGCATCGCAGCCGGCCTTTCCGTTTTTCCCGGGCCGCCCTGGAAACTCTCGCGATCATTGCTTACCGTCAGCCCATTACCCGCGCCGAAGTCGAGTACCTGAGGGGCGTCGACTCGGGCGGAGTGCTCAAGACCCTGATGGAGAAGCACTTGGTGCGCATTTTGGGCAAGAAGGATTCCCCGGGTCGTCCCATGATCTACGGCACGACGCGCGGCTTTCTCGAGCTTTTCGGCCTGCGGGATCTTGCCTGCCTGCCCACCCTGAAAGAGTTCGGCGAACTTTCCGCCGGGTCGGGCCTGGAGGGGGAGGGGACCACCCCGTCACTTTTCGAGACCGCGGAAACCTCAGAAGACTAA
- a CDS encoding tetratricopeptide repeat protein: MAKKEKLFASAQKNLQKGQITRAIKDYQKLVEIDPGEVRHRQKLAELFSRAGSKDKALSEYETVANYYAENGFHLKAIAVCKQIQKLDPGQVKIYYRLAELNEKQGLVGNALSEYRNLVNYFENRKEPDEVVKTLEKMKDLAPDNLNIRVKLAESYAAAGQNDKGLEEFREIQESLRQKGDISKILKLYEIFLPLFPDASEMKTGLAQALIEKGEVEKGIAILRKVLEEHAGHTGALRLLAQGYESLGRGGEQEEALRQLLEDDSSDPDARLGLVRLHLREGRLHSALGELDPWRQALLDDGRCAALQEIYEQLKEALPQDEQVLHSLRAVYEHAGEGNKLFDMISSSSGEPESSAFMEVDLSAGEESCDHPSADLPVDIEALGCKGGIPEDADFSGGSDGEDGSGEVEEIPLEFLEEVAETAATSVVPKPSEEPEEQELEFEIELELDEPATEETSAAGRDVRVEVASETDAPAAVSASGAPSESDEELLLDLAWEEEPEVGPEASPVASAAGSAELEEAEFYLQQGLLEEAEGVCRAILDRDPDNAQACGKLAVIVERLGSEAASLEPPTDGDPLGIFPADDSVGGSGDGDEAFALEETLNELSGPEVSAEEAEDLESHYHLGIAYKEMGLLDEALGEFDKAMKRPERRVDCLTLKGLCLAERSSFEESEGVFREALADKGLSSGQRVSLHYEMGAMYDNWGLTDKALESFQAAAGIDSFFRDVGERVQQLQKTLGVEGPVPESTGQGKGKKDRISYV; this comes from the coding sequence TTGGCCAAAAAAGAAAAATTATTTGCCTCCGCGCAGAAAAATCTTCAGAAGGGGCAAATCACCCGGGCCATCAAGGATTATCAGAAGCTCGTTGAGATCGATCCGGGAGAGGTTCGCCATCGGCAAAAACTTGCGGAACTCTTCAGCCGGGCAGGGTCCAAGGACAAGGCTCTTAGTGAATATGAGACGGTGGCCAACTACTATGCGGAGAACGGTTTTCACCTCAAAGCCATTGCCGTCTGCAAGCAGATTCAAAAACTCGATCCGGGACAGGTCAAAATCTACTACCGTCTCGCAGAGCTGAATGAAAAGCAGGGCCTTGTCGGCAATGCCCTTTCGGAATACCGGAATCTGGTCAACTATTTCGAAAATCGCAAAGAGCCTGACGAGGTTGTCAAGACCCTGGAAAAAATGAAGGATCTTGCGCCGGATAATCTGAATATCCGGGTCAAACTCGCCGAAAGCTATGCCGCGGCGGGGCAGAATGACAAGGGCTTGGAGGAGTTCCGGGAGATTCAGGAATCTTTGCGGCAGAAGGGGGATATCTCCAAGATCCTCAAGCTCTATGAGATTTTCCTTCCCCTCTTCCCCGATGCGTCGGAGATGAAAACAGGGCTCGCTCAAGCCCTGATAGAAAAAGGAGAGGTAGAAAAGGGCATCGCCATTCTTCGGAAGGTGCTCGAAGAACACGCCGGGCACACCGGGGCTCTTCGCCTGCTGGCCCAGGGGTACGAATCTCTGGGAAGAGGGGGGGAGCAGGAGGAGGCTTTGCGGCAGCTTCTGGAGGACGACTCCTCCGACCCCGATGCGCGGCTGGGGCTTGTCCGACTACATCTTCGGGAGGGGCGTTTGCACTCCGCACTGGGTGAACTCGACCCCTGGCGGCAGGCTCTGCTCGATGACGGACGCTGCGCCGCCCTTCAGGAGATCTATGAGCAACTCAAGGAGGCTCTGCCGCAGGACGAGCAGGTGCTCCATTCTCTTCGCGCCGTTTATGAGCATGCAGGAGAGGGCAACAAGCTCTTCGACATGATTTCGAGCTCCAGCGGAGAACCCGAATCGTCCGCTTTCATGGAGGTCGACCTTTCCGCTGGCGAAGAATCCTGCGATCATCCTTCGGCGGACCTGCCTGTCGACATCGAGGCTCTTGGTTGCAAAGGCGGAATCCCTGAAGATGCGGATTTTTCCGGTGGCTCCGATGGTGAGGATGGTTCAGGTGAGGTCGAGGAAATCCCCCTGGAATTCCTCGAAGAGGTCGCAGAAACCGCCGCAACATCCGTTGTTCCCAAACCTTCCGAGGAGCCCGAGGAGCAGGAACTCGAATTCGAGATAGAGCTGGAACTGGACGAACCGGCGACGGAGGAAACTTCCGCCGCCGGCAGAGACGTGAGGGTTGAGGTGGCCTCCGAAACCGATGCCCCGGCAGCGGTCTCGGCCTCTGGCGCCCCCAGCGAATCCGATGAGGAACTTCTTCTTGACTTGGCCTGGGAGGAAGAACCTGAAGTTGGCCCGGAGGCATCGCCCGTTGCCTCGGCGGCCGGGTCTGCCGAACTGGAAGAAGCCGAATTTTACCTGCAGCAGGGTCTTCTCGAGGAGGCCGAGGGCGTCTGTCGTGCCATTCTGGATCGCGATCCGGACAACGCTCAGGCCTGCGGCAAGCTTGCCGTTATCGTCGAAAGGCTCGGGTCTGAGGCAGCGTCTCTGGAGCCGCCGACGGACGGGGATCCCTTGGGAATCTTCCCGGCCGATGACTCCGTTGGCGGGAGCGGCGATGGGGATGAAGCCTTTGCTCTTGAAGAGACCCTCAACGAACTGAGCGGCCCCGAGGTCTCCGCGGAGGAGGCTGAAGATCTCGAATCCCATTACCACCTCGGTATCGCCTACAAGGAGATGGGACTGCTCGATGAGGCTCTCGGCGAATTCGACAAGGCCATGAAAAGACCGGAGCGCCGAGTGGACTGCCTGACCCTGAAGGGGCTCTGCCTCGCCGAAAGGAGCTCTTTCGAGGAGTCAGAAGGTGTTTTCAGGGAGGCCCTGGCCGATAAGGGACTCAGTTCCGGCCAGCGGGTCAGCCTGCATTATGAAATGGGCGCGATGTACGACAACTGGGGGCTGACAGACAAGGCTCTGGAGAGTTTTCAGGCCGCGGCCGGCATCGATTCCTTTTTTCGGGACGTCGGCGAGAGAGTCCAGCAGCTGCAGAAGACCCTCGGGGTCGAAGGTCCTGTTCCGGAGAGCACGGGGCAGGGCAAGGGTAAAAAGGACCGCATCTCCTATGTTTGA
- a CDS encoding AAA family ATPase: protein MSYIEHFGLEREPFSNAPDARFYFNTEQHSQALIRLMYAVDSNKGLAVLVGGVGTGKTTLARRMLDNLPEEHYESSLLVMVHSGITPEWILTRIAMQLGVEDPATDRLKLLRQLYERLEEIEASGRKAVVLIDEAQMLQSRELMEEFRGLLNLEIPGKKLLNIVFFGLPEVEDCLSLDEPLAQRVAVKYHLHSLPVDTTESYIKHRLQVAGASKMPFTGDAIPALHRYAGGVPRLINTLCDNCLFEAYMRKMNKVDAKIVFSIAGDFGLLRQSPKGAEPRNKLEDLDEIESMLDSLEQKM from the coding sequence ATGAGTTATATTGAGCATTTTGGCCTGGAACGGGAACCGTTTTCAAACGCCCCCGATGCCCGATTTTATTTCAATACCGAGCAGCACAGCCAGGCCCTCATCCGGCTCATGTATGCCGTCGACTCCAACAAGGGGCTGGCGGTTCTGGTGGGAGGGGTCGGGACGGGGAAAACCACCCTCGCCCGACGCATGCTGGACAACCTTCCCGAGGAGCATTACGAGTCATCGCTCCTGGTCATGGTTCATTCCGGCATCACGCCCGAGTGGATTCTGACCCGGATCGCCATGCAGCTGGGCGTCGAAGACCCCGCAACCGACCGGCTCAAACTGCTCCGGCAGCTATACGAACGGCTCGAGGAGATCGAAGCCTCAGGGCGCAAGGCGGTGGTCCTTATTGACGAGGCCCAGATGCTTCAGAGCCGGGAGTTGATGGAGGAGTTCCGGGGTCTTCTCAATTTGGAGATCCCAGGGAAAAAGCTCCTTAATATCGTTTTTTTCGGCCTTCCCGAGGTGGAGGACTGCCTCAGCCTTGACGAGCCCCTCGCCCAGAGGGTCGCCGTGAAATATCATCTTCACTCGCTCCCAGTCGATACGACCGAATCTTATATCAAGCACCGCCTGCAGGTGGCGGGCGCCAGCAAAATGCCTTTCACCGGCGATGCCATCCCGGCGCTTCATCGCTATGCCGGCGGTGTGCCCCGGCTCATCAACACCCTCTGCGACAACTGCCTGTTCGAGGCCTACATGCGCAAGATGAACAAGGTTGACGCTAAGATCGTGTTCAGCATCGCGGGCGATTTCGGTCTGCTGCGTCAGTCACCCAAGGGGGCCGAGCCCCGGAACAAGCTCGAAGACCTCGACGAGATCGAGAGCATGCTCGACAGCCTCGAGCAGAAGATGTAA